Proteins encoded in a region of the Clostridium beijerinckii genome:
- a CDS encoding LysR family transcriptional regulator: MDFKQLNAFLMISRLQSFTKAADSLGYAQSSITTQIKLLESELGVKLFERIGKNITLTHEGKRLLPYAKQILKLSSDVKNAVLNTDVPSGTLTIGAAESLCVLRLPEILKEYKKLYPEVEISLKFGNCAEFKYFLNDNIIDVAFSLGVKINSEEFISEIEIPEPMLLLAYPGHTLINKKEVFPKDIESESLILTEMGCSYRSTLENILSSCNIKPNVAIETGSVQAIKQFTMSGLGITLLPKVAVDDEINSGKLVPLNWEGPDFGIISQVLYHKNKLISPALKEFLNLSRSFMESYLQ; encoded by the coding sequence ATGGATTTTAAACAACTTAATGCTTTTCTAATGATAAGCAGACTTCAAAGTTTTACTAAAGCGGCTGATAGCCTGGGCTATGCTCAATCTAGTATAACGACACAAATTAAGCTTTTGGAAAGTGAGCTTGGTGTAAAACTTTTTGAAAGAATAGGTAAGAACATAACTTTAACACATGAAGGAAAGAGACTTTTACCATATGCAAAACAAATATTAAAGCTATCAAGTGATGTAAAAAATGCTGTACTTAACACTGACGTTCCAAGTGGGACATTAACGATTGGTGCTGCTGAATCTTTATGTGTTTTAAGACTTCCTGAAATCCTTAAAGAATACAAAAAGCTATATCCTGAAGTAGAAATCTCTTTAAAATTTGGAAATTGTGCTGAATTTAAATATTTCTTAAATGATAATATTATTGATGTAGCATTTTCATTAGGTGTAAAAATTAATTCAGAAGAATTTATATCAGAAATTGAAATTCCAGAGCCAATGTTGCTTTTAGCCTACCCTGGCCATACCCTTATAAATAAAAAAGAAGTATTTCCAAAAGATATCGAGTCAGAATCACTTATATTAACAGAAATGGGATGTAGCTACAGATCTACATTAGAAAACATCTTAAGTAGCTGCAATATAAAACCAAATGTAGCCATAGAAACAGGAAGTGTTCAAGCCATTAAACAATTTACAATGAGTGGTCTTGGAATAACCTTACTTCCAAAGGTTGCTGTTGATGATGAAATAAATAGTGGTAAACTTGTTCCTCTAAATTGGGAAGGTCCTGACTTTGGAATAATATCTCAAGTACTTTATCACAAAAACAAATTGATCTCTCCTGCTCTAAAAGAATTCTTAAATTTATCAAGAAGTTTTATGGAATCATACTTACAATAG
- the asd gene encoding aspartate-semialdehyde dehydrogenase, whose product MGDKLKVGIIGATGMVGQRFLCLLENHPWFEVTVLAASKNSAGVTYKEAIANRWKMTTPLPEKYKDMVVKDAFKVEEISGMVDFVFCAISLNKEQTKLLEEDYAKHETPVISNNSANRNVDDVPMLIPEINGVHAQIIESQKKRLGTKRGFIAVKPNCSIQSYVPPISALMEYKPKNILACTYQAISGAGKTFNECPEIIDNVIPFIDGEEEKSENEPLKIWGQIESGKIINANSPIITTQCIRVPVANGHLAAVYVSFKNKPSKEEIISRWENFKVPEIVLGLPSAPKKFLKYFTENNRPQTNLDRDYENGMGISMGRLREDKIFDYKFVCLSHNTLRGAAGGGVLSAEYLKACGYLNAK is encoded by the coding sequence ATGGGAGACAAGTTGAAGGTTGGTATAATAGGTGCTACAGGAATGGTTGGACAAAGATTTTTATGTTTATTGGAGAATCATCCTTGGTTTGAAGTTACAGTGCTAGCTGCAAGTAAAAATTCAGCAGGAGTAACTTATAAAGAGGCAATAGCTAATAGATGGAAGATGACAACACCATTACCTGAAAAATATAAGGATATGGTAGTTAAGGATGCATTTAAAGTTGAGGAAATCTCTGGTATGGTGGATTTTGTATTTTGTGCAATTTCTCTAAATAAGGAACAAACTAAGTTACTTGAAGAAGATTATGCGAAACATGAAACACCAGTTATTTCAAATAATTCAGCGAATAGAAACGTGGATGATGTACCGATGTTAATTCCAGAGATAAATGGAGTACATGCACAGATTATTGAAAGCCAAAAGAAACGTTTAGGAACTAAAAGAGGATTTATAGCAGTAAAACCTAATTGCTCAATTCAAAGTTATGTTCCCCCAATAAGTGCCCTTATGGAATACAAGCCTAAAAATATTCTAGCATGTACCTATCAAGCCATTTCCGGAGCTGGTAAAACTTTTAATGAGTGTCCTGAAATTATTGATAACGTGATACCATTTATTGATGGTGAAGAAGAGAAAAGTGAGAATGAACCACTAAAAATATGGGGACAAATAGAATCAGGTAAAATTATAAATGCTAATAGTCCGATTATTACAACTCAATGTATAAGAGTACCTGTAGCAAATGGACATTTGGCAGCAGTTTATGTTAGTTTTAAGAATAAACCTTCGAAGGAAGAGATAATTAGTAGATGGGAAAACTTCAAAGTTCCAGAAATAGTTCTAGGGCTTCCAAGTGCTCCAAAGAAATTTTTGAAATACTTCACAGAGAATAATAGACCTCAAACTAATTTAGATAGAGATTATGAAAATGGAATGGGAATATCCATGGGAAGATTACGAGAAGATAAGATATTTGATTACAAATTTGTGTGTCTTTCTCATAATACATTAAGAGGTGCAGCAGGTGGCGGAGTTCTTTCAGCTGAATATTTGAAAGCTTGTGGATATTTAAATGCAAAGTAA
- a CDS encoding D-alanyl-D-alanine carboxypeptidase family protein, producing MKRIFKTFNILFLFLFCFTYSSAQAETQPPQINAEGCALIDASTGQVLYGKNEEKVLEPASTTKVITAIITLEKCKLDDEVTVQEDFTKIDGTAVGLLKGDVVTVRDLLLGLLLESGNDCANALADHISGSTEAFSKLMNEKAKELGALHTNFKNPSGLPDPEHTTTAHDLALFLREAINNKDYVQLSTTPNYTITLKNNPSKTIVLNNKNYMINKNSRYYYPFALCGKNGYTTKSNHTYVAAAEKNGHVLVASFLNALDKDQNFHDMQAVLNYGFDNYSLVHLYKKGDEVSQYKITNNLTIPVMASKDIDYDVPKGQEDSVSSEIKIQDQDLSKQSFNEGDNILKGTVYVNDKEYTTMDLAAGTSRKYEFPLSINSLSNNANSELYIGSVAIVLAGVFGLRKLINIKLKK from the coding sequence ATGAAAAGAATTTTTAAAACATTTAATATATTATTCTTGTTTTTATTTTGCTTTACCTATTCTAGTGCACAAGCAGAAACACAGCCTCCACAGATTAACGCTGAGGGTTGCGCTTTAATCGATGCATCTACCGGTCAAGTGTTGTATGGTAAAAATGAAGAGAAAGTTTTAGAACCTGCTTCAACTACTAAAGTAATAACTGCAATTATAACCCTAGAAAAGTGTAAACTAGATGATGAGGTAACTGTTCAAGAAGATTTTACCAAAATAGATGGAACTGCTGTTGGTTTATTAAAAGGTGATGTGGTAACTGTTCGAGATTTGCTTTTAGGTCTTCTTTTGGAATCAGGAAACGATTGTGCAAATGCTTTAGCTGATCACATATCAGGAAGCACAGAAGCATTTTCTAAACTTATGAACGAAAAAGCAAAGGAACTGGGAGCTTTACACACAAACTTTAAAAATCCAAGTGGATTACCAGATCCAGAACATACAACTACTGCACATGATTTAGCGTTATTTTTAAGAGAAGCTATAAATAACAAAGATTACGTTCAACTATCTACTACACCAAATTACACAATAACGCTCAAGAATAACCCTTCAAAGACTATTGTACTTAACAATAAAAATTATATGATAAATAAGAATTCTAGATATTATTATCCTTTTGCTCTTTGCGGTAAAAATGGCTATACAACAAAATCAAATCATACTTACGTAGCTGCTGCAGAAAAGAACGGACATGTTCTTGTAGCTTCATTTTTAAATGCGCTTGATAAAGATCAAAACTTTCATGATATGCAAGCAGTCTTAAATTACGGCTTTGATAATTATTCTTTAGTTCACCTTTACAAAAAAGGCGATGAAGTCTCACAGTACAAAATAACTAACAATCTTACAATACCTGTTATGGCTTCAAAAGATATTGATTATGATGTTCCTAAGGGTCAGGAAGATTCAGTATCTTCTGAAATAAAAATACAGGATCAGGATTTAAGTAAACAATCATTTAATGAAGGTGATAACATACTAAAAGGTACTGTTTATGTTAATGACAAAGAATATACAACTATGGATTTAGCTGCTGGAACATCTAGAAAGTATGAATTTCCTCTTTCTATTAATTCATTGTCAAACAATGCAAATTCAGAACTCTATATAGGATCTGTCGCTATTGTTTTAGCAGGAGTATTTGGATTAAGAAAGCTTATAAATATAAAATTAAAGAAATAA
- a CDS encoding ComEA family DNA-binding protein, producing the protein MVQEFLKDKKKIGILSMLFIVVIVLIGLYVKSGFKELKKNDTESIFVDDSIEADTSNDESVNAQNNNKSNSKDNKKQIVAAKNKNIVVEIKGEVKKPDVYTMSENSIVKDLIDISGGLTENADLSNINRAKKLQDHELIYILNKNDENKEIQTVNSNSSNKDSSDKKININSATLDQLKTLNGIGDSKAKGIIEYREKNGGFKSIEEIKNVSGIGDNMFERIKEQIEI; encoded by the coding sequence GTGGTACAAGAGTTCTTAAAAGATAAGAAAAAAATCGGCATATTAAGTATGCTATTTATTGTGGTAATTGTACTTATAGGATTATATGTGAAATCTGGGTTTAAAGAATTAAAGAAAAATGATACAGAAAGTATTTTTGTAGATGATAGCATTGAAGCTGATACATCAAATGATGAATCGGTTAATGCTCAAAATAATAATAAATCAAATAGTAAGGATAACAAGAAACAAATAGTTGCAGCAAAAAATAAGAATATAGTTGTAGAAATAAAAGGAGAAGTAAAAAAGCCAGATGTTTATACAATGAGTGAAAACTCAATAGTAAAGGATCTTATAGACATATCAGGTGGGCTTACTGAAAATGCAGATTTAAGTAATATAAATAGAGCAAAAAAATTGCAAGATCATGAATTGATTTATATTTTAAACAAAAATGATGAAAACAAGGAAATACAAACTGTAAATTCAAATTCTAGTAATAAAGATAGTTCAGATAAAAAAATTAATATAAATAGTGCAACATTAGATCAATTAAAGACACTAAATGGCATAGGCGATTCAAAAGCAAAAGGTATAATTGAATATAGAGAAAAAAATGGTGGATTTAAATCAATTGAGGAAATAAAAAATGTATCTGGAATAGGAGACAACATGTTTGAGCGAATAAAGGAACAAATCGAAATTTGA
- a CDS encoding RDD family protein, with protein MEKDNLNENEINDEVEENEIKKISDTEEETDNNVNKEVESLITSDEESDKQSSSKIILANALDQLLMIAGSALLVLLCDIILKLCGYMFVRDNGAIILAGGIIYFIINCIYAPIMEKSKLENTFGKKILNMN; from the coding sequence TTGGAAAAAGATAACTTAAATGAAAATGAAATAAACGATGAAGTGGAAGAAAACGAAATTAAAAAGATTTCGGATACTGAGGAAGAAACAGATAACAATGTTAATAAAGAGGTTGAAAGTTTAATAACAAGTGATGAAGAATCAGATAAACAATCTTCTTCTAAAATTATATTAGCTAACGCACTTGATCAGTTATTAATGATTGCTGGTTCAGCTTTATTAGTACTATTGTGTGATATAATCTTAAAATTATGTGGATACATGTTCGTAAGGGATAATGGAGCTATAATTTTAGCAGGAGGAATAATATATTTTATTATAAATTGTATTTATGCCCCAATAATGGAAAAGAGTAAACTAGAAAATACTTTTGGGAAAAAGATATTAAATATGAATTAA
- the rlmD gene encoding 23S rRNA (uracil(1939)-C(5))-methyltransferase RlmD, with amino-acid sequence MKKGSDLSVKIEKLQFPSTGIGYAEDKTIYVKNAFPGQTVTGRVKRKKEDYAELKLISVDERADYEIETSCPHFGVCGGCSSQGIPYEKQLEFLSEEVKELFREANVDTGEYLGIQGSPNQWEYRNKMEFTFGDEAKGEPLSLGMHMRGKSFGILTVDECKLVDEDYRKIIRLTADYFREKDLPYYRIMKAEGYLRHLVIRKAQNTGEILVNLVTTTQIDFDLSEYVKLLREQSYKGNLVSIIHTENNSKSDAVIPEKVNVLFGKDYIRETLLGLQFNISPFSFFQTNTKGAESLYSIVKEFMGDSEEKIVFDLYCGTGTIGQIVAPNAKKVIGIELIEEAVEAARENAKLNGLNNCEFIAGDVAEIIKTVKVKPDIIILDPPRTGVHPKALDYVIKFNAPEIIYVSCNPKTLVNDLRVLTEKGYKVIKTKVKDMFPNTPHVECVALITRK; translated from the coding sequence ATGAAAAAAGGAAGCGATTTAAGCGTTAAAATAGAAAAGTTACAATTTCCATCGACAGGAATAGGTTATGCAGAAGATAAGACTATATATGTTAAGAATGCTTTTCCAGGTCAAACAGTTACAGGTAGGGTAAAAAGGAAGAAAGAAGATTATGCGGAGTTAAAATTAATAAGCGTAGACGAACGAGCTGATTATGAGATTGAAACTTCATGTCCTCATTTTGGAGTTTGTGGAGGATGTTCATCACAAGGTATACCATATGAAAAGCAATTAGAATTTTTAAGTGAAGAAGTTAAAGAGTTATTTAGAGAAGCAAATGTTGATACAGGAGAGTATCTGGGAATTCAAGGAAGCCCTAACCAATGGGAATATAGAAATAAGATGGAATTTACATTTGGTGATGAAGCCAAGGGAGAGCCACTTTCATTAGGTATGCACATGAGAGGAAAATCTTTTGGAATATTAACTGTAGATGAATGTAAACTTGTTGATGAGGATTACAGAAAAATTATTAGATTGACTGCTGATTACTTTAGAGAGAAAGATTTGCCTTATTATAGAATAATGAAAGCTGAAGGCTATTTAAGGCATTTAGTGATAAGAAAAGCTCAAAATACTGGCGAGATATTAGTTAATTTAGTTACTACTACTCAGATAGACTTTGATTTAAGTGAATATGTTAAATTGCTAAGAGAACAAAGTTATAAAGGAAATTTAGTATCTATAATCCATACTGAAAATAATTCGAAATCAGATGCAGTAATACCAGAAAAGGTAAATGTGTTATTTGGAAAAGATTATATTAGAGAAACATTACTCGGATTACAATTTAATATTTCTCCATTTTCATTCTTTCAAACCAATACAAAAGGTGCAGAAAGTCTATATTCTATTGTTAAAGAGTTTATGGGAGATAGTGAAGAAAAAATTGTATTTGATCTCTATTGTGGTACAGGAACGATAGGGCAAATAGTAGCTCCAAATGCAAAGAAAGTAATAGGAATAGAACTTATTGAAGAAGCAGTTGAAGCTGCAAGAGAAAATGCTAAATTAAATGGATTAAATAATTGTGAATTTATAGCTGGTGATGTAGCAGAAATAATAAAAACAGTAAAAGTTAAACCGGATATAATAATATTAGATCCACCAAGAACTGGAGTACATCCTAAGGCGTTAGATTATGTAATTAAATTTAATGCACCAGAGATAATATACGTTTCATGTAATCCAAAGACATTAGTTAATGACCTTAGAGTACTTACGGAAAAAGGATATAAAGTTATTAAAACTAAAGTTAAGGATATGTTCCCTAATACGCCTCACGTGGAGTGTGTTGCATTGATAACAAGAAAATGA
- a CDS encoding TetR/AcrR family transcriptional regulator: MAKFTELEKEKIREELLKVACRFFIDKGFKSTSLEDITSSVGIAKSSFYIFFESKEMLYMELLAHEGEQIQKQIWPKVIATENIRLAIKMYLNMMALELESKILTQRLVYDIEEYKLVSRKLNPEYVGSEHLRSIASLMEFIKSRQDSKEIIDEDPGVIAGVLRSALLIGSQKRDLQQYNYERIRDLLFEAVANQIARP, from the coding sequence ATGGCTAAATTTACAGAGCTAGAAAAAGAAAAAATTCGAGAAGAATTGCTTAAAGTTGCCTGTCGCTTTTTTATAGATAAAGGATTTAAAAGTACTTCTCTTGAGGATATTACTTCATCAGTTGGTATTGCAAAGAGTTCCTTTTATATATTTTTCGAATCAAAAGAAATGCTATATATGGAATTGTTAGCACATGAGGGAGAACAAATTCAAAAGCAGATTTGGCCAAAGGTTATAGCTACAGAAAATATACGTCTAGCTATAAAAATGTACTTAAATATGATGGCTTTGGAACTAGAATCTAAGATTTTAACTCAAAGGCTGGTTTACGACATTGAGGAATATAAACTTGTTTCTAGAAAACTAAATCCAGAGTATGTTGGCTCGGAGCATCTAAGAAGCATCGCCTCTCTTATGGAGTTTATAAAGTCACGTCAAGATTCTAAGGAGATTATCGATGAAGACCCAGGTGTTATAGCCGGAGTTTTAAGATCAGCATTATTAATAGGTTCTCAAAAGAGAGATTTACAGCAATATAATTATGAAAGGATTAGAGATTTATTATTCGAAGCAGTTGCTAATCAAATTGCCAGGCCTTAA
- a CDS encoding alpha/beta fold hydrolase: MVDDAIQVLDAYNVDKAHIVGMSMGGIITQIVALKHTSKVLTISLIMTSNFDSRLPKKDSKVTEALGEHKITNWQNKDEVMECFIKKVEFLQDQNVFSMKKK; the protein is encoded by the coding sequence TTGGTTGATGATGCAATTCAGGTACTAGATGCGTATAACGTTGATAAGGCTCACATAGTCGGTATGTCAATGGGTGGAATTATTACGCAGATAGTAGCTCTTAAACACACAAGTAAGGTTCTTACTATTTCATTAATTATGACATCAAATTTCGATTCCAGGCTCCCTAAAAAGGATAGTAAAGTAACAGAAGCCTTAGGTGAACATAAAATTACAAATTGGCAAAATAAAGATGAAGTGATGGAGTGTTTTATTAAAAAAGTAGAATTCTTACAGGATCAAAACGTTTTTTCGATGAAGAAAAAGTAA
- a CDS encoding alpha/beta hydrolase: MNEEEFDRASNLQSRENRGFIRGWNSYLSRTDEISVPTLVIHGTDDHIIPYEHGVHLSKIISNAVLITLDGAGDELHYNDWDEIINAISEYAGNL; encoded by the coding sequence CTGAATGAAGAAGAATTTGATAGAGCCAGTAATTTACAGAGTAGAGAAAATCGCGGATTTATAAGAGGTTGGAATTCGTATTTGTCAAGAACTGACGAAATCAGTGTACCTACATTGGTAATTCATGGAACCGATGACCATATTATTCCGTATGAGCATGGAGTGCATCTTTCTAAAATTATATCAAATGCTGTATTAATTACCTTAGATGGTGCGGGGGATGAGCTCCACTATAATGATTGGGATGAAATTATTAATGCTATATCAGAGTATGCAGGAAATTTATAA
- a CDS encoding Mph(B) family macrolide 2'-phosphotransferase, with protein sequence MGKEMKQVMETAKKHNLILKEETMQFNESGLDFQVVFAQDENETDWVLRLPRREDVMPRTKLEKQALDLVNQYAKCFQAPNWTIYTNELIAYKKLDGVPAGTIDHNIGNYVWEIDINNIPESFHKSLGKVLAELHSIPSDKAAELGLAVQTPEEAKMSMKQRMYDIKAKFGVGENLWIRRQAWINDDEMWPKKTGLIHGDVHAGHTMIDRDADVTGLIDWTEAKVTDISNDFVFHYKAFGEEGLEALILAYKEAGGYYWPKMKEHIIELVAAYPVSIAEFAMVSGVEEYVQMAKEALEV encoded by the coding sequence ATGGGTAAAGAAATGAAACAAGTTATGGAAACAGCTAAAAAACATAATCTTATTTTAAAGGAAGAAACAATGCAGTTTAATGAATCTGGACTTGATTTTCAAGTTGTATTTGCACAAGATGAAAATGAAACGGATTGGGTTCTTAGATTGCCTAGGCGGGAAGATGTAATGCCCAGAACAAAGCTAGAAAAACAAGCATTAGATTTAGTTAATCAGTATGCGAAATGTTTTCAGGCACCAAACTGGACTATTTACACAAATGAACTAATAGCTTACAAGAAGTTAGATGGTGTGCCGGCAGGAACTATAGACCATAATATAGGAAACTATGTTTGGGAAATAGATATTAACAATATTCCAGAATCATTTCACAAGTCTCTTGGTAAGGTGTTAGCAGAGCTTCATAGCATACCTAGTGATAAAGCTGCTGAGCTTGGTCTAGCAGTGCAAACCCCTGAAGAGGCAAAAATGTCAATGAAGCAGCGTATGTATGATATAAAAGCTAAGTTTGGTGTGGGTGAGAATCTATGGATCAGACGGCAGGCATGGATAAATGATGATGAAATGTGGCCAAAGAAAACGGGATTAATTCATGGAGATGTTCATGCAGGTCATACTATGATCGATAGAGATGCTGATGTAACTGGATTAATCGACTGGACTGAAGCTAAAGTTACGGATATATCAAATGACTTTGTTTTTCATTATAAGGCGTTCGGAGAAGAAGGTCTTGAAGCTCTGATTCTTGCTTACAAAGAAGCAGGTGGATATTACTGGCCTAAGATGAAAGAGCATATTATTGAACTGGTTGCTGCGTATCCTGTTTCAATTGCCGAGTTTGCAATGGTATCTGGTGTTGAGGAATATGTTCAGATGGCGAAGGAAGCATTGGAAGTATAA
- a CDS encoding L-dopachrome tautomerase-related protein, which translates to MPMLPIEKYFGEFQLVYTFYEAMPTGVTVSETGRIFVCFPKWGDDVKFTVAEIVGDQLRPYPNLEANLANPENIANSFISVQSVVADGRGTLWVLDTGAPNFSVPIKGGAKLVAVDLKNNKLRKVYNFTEDVILPTTYINDVRFDFRVGKAGYAYITDSSSKGPGAIIVVDLENGNAFRRLNGANSTSPDPYFLPKVEGQILMNRNKDGSTSPFRMASDGIAISPDGKLLFFCPLTSRHLFSIPTEALRDRTIPEMDLLYHVKYWGEKGASDGMITDAKGNIYAGDYENNSIRKILPNGTMKTIVHDPRILWPDTFSISPDQYLYVIVNQLHRQARFHYGKDLRQKPYSLLRMKIGEFPAPTFS; encoded by the coding sequence ATGCCTATGTTACCTATTGAAAAATATTTTGGTGAATTTCAATTAGTTTATACATTTTATGAGGCTATGCCTACAGGTGTTACTGTTTCAGAAACAGGTCGTATTTTTGTTTGCTTTCCGAAATGGGGAGACGACGTTAAATTTACTGTAGCGGAAATAGTAGGGGATCAATTGCGGCCATACCCTAATTTAGAAGCTAATTTAGCTAACCCCGAGAATATCGCAAACTCTTTCATTAGTGTCCAAAGTGTAGTTGCTGATGGAAGGGGAACTCTTTGGGTATTAGATACAGGAGCACCAAACTTTTCAGTGCCTATCAAAGGGGGGGCAAAATTAGTCGCTGTTGATTTAAAAAACAATAAACTAAGAAAAGTATATAACTTTACAGAAGATGTTATCCTGCCAACAACTTATATTAATGATGTACGATTTGATTTTCGTGTTGGAAAAGCAGGGTATGCATATATAACGGATTCTTCTTCAAAAGGGCCAGGAGCTATTATCGTGGTAGATTTAGAAAATGGAAACGCGTTCAGACGGTTAAATGGAGCAAATTCAACTTCACCAGATCCCTATTTTTTACCGAAAGTAGAAGGTCAAATTTTGATGAATCGAAACAAAGATGGCTCAACTTCCCCATTTAGAATGGCGTCTGATGGTATAGCAATTTCTCCCGATGGAAAACTTTTATTTTTTTGTCCACTAACCAGTCGTCATCTGTTCTCAATCCCGACTGAAGCCCTAAGAGACAGAACGATACCAGAGATGGATTTGCTTTATCATGTGAAGTATTGGGGAGAAAAAGGCGCGTCTGATGGAATGATCACTGATGCAAAAGGAAATATTTATGCTGGAGACTATGAAAACAACAGTATTCGAAAAATATTGCCAAATGGCACAATGAAAACCATTGTACATGATCCAAGAATTTTATGGCCGGATACTTTTTCAATTAGTCCGGATCAATACTTATATGTCATTGTGAACCAATTACACAGGCAGGCAAGATTTCATTATGGAAAAGACCTACGACAAAAGCCGTATAGTTTACTACGTATGAAAATTGGTGAATTTCCTGCTCCAACCTTTTCATAA
- a CDS encoding response regulator transcription factor has product MNKILVIDDDYYIRELICTVLKDEGFSIAEAVNGRDALEKLGEEKIDLCVLDIMMPQMDGYEFCKQARRYYEDMPILMLTAKSELSQKVKGFELGADDYLTKPFEIDELFVRIKALLRRYKVAASRSINIGNLVMDKSSYTVISNNEQFDIPMKEFELLFMLGSYPGKTLSRDRLIEEVWGLDFEGNERTLDVHINRLRERFQSDIYKFKITTIRGLGYRLEEVK; this is encoded by the coding sequence TTGAATAAGATTTTAGTTATAGATGATGATTATTATATCAGAGAGCTTATTTGTACAGTATTAAAAGATGAAGGATTTTCTATAGCTGAGGCTGTAAATGGAAGGGATGCATTAGAAAAACTTGGGGAGGAAAAAATTGATCTTTGTGTGCTTGATATTATGATGCCTCAAATGGATGGATATGAATTTTGTAAACAAGCACGCAGATATTATGAGGATATGCCAATTTTAATGCTCACCGCTAAAAGCGAGCTTTCCCAAAAAGTAAAGGGCTTTGAACTTGGCGCAGATGATTACTTAACAAAACCATTTGAGATTGATGAGTTGTTTGTTAGAATAAAAGCGCTTTTGAGACGCTATAAAGTAGCTGCTTCACGGAGTATTAATATTGGTAATTTAGTTATGGATAAAAGTAGTTACACAGTAATTAGTAACAATGAACAATTCGATATACCAATGAAGGAATTTGAACTTTTATTTATGCTTGGAAGTTATCCTGGTAAAACCCTTTCTCGTGACAGGCTAATAGAAGAGGTTTGGGGCCTTGATTTTGAAGGAAACGAACGAACTCTTGATGTTCATATAAATCGTCTTAGAGAGAGGTTTCAGTCTGATATTTACAAGTTCAAAATTACTACTATTAGGGGTCTTGGTTACAGATTGGAGGAAGTGAAGTGA